The ANME-2 cluster archaeon genome includes a region encoding these proteins:
- a CDS encoding metal-dependent hydrolase has product MKLTYFGHSAFLIEDLLIDPFLTGNPKCTTEPKDVECSIICLTHDHSDHLGDAFEIAKNNNATIVAIHEIAKAAGSQGFESIGMNIGGWVSAGKWRIKMVEAKHSANMGHPAGFILNHRKYNRTIYHAGDTGLFGDMKLIGAEGIDIALLPIGDRYTMGIRDALSAVELIRPGLVIPIHYGTFPAISVNPEDFRKDCPVEVTILKPGDEIEF; this is encoded by the coding sequence ATGAAGTTAACTTATTTCGGACATTCGGCATTCCTCATCGAAGACCTGCTCATTGACCCGTTCTTAACAGGAAACCCGAAGTGCACTACAGAACCAAAAGATGTTGAATGCAGCATCATCTGCCTGACCCATGACCATAGCGACCATCTGGGTGATGCTTTCGAGATCGCAAAGAACAATAATGCTACCATTGTAGCTATTCACGAAATCGCAAAGGCAGCTGGCTCACAGGGTTTTGAATCAATAGGCATGAACATAGGCGGTTGGGTCTCTGCAGGGAAGTGGCGCATCAAGATGGTAGAGGCAAAGCATTCTGCAAACATGGGTCATCCTGCAGGTTTTATCCTGAACCACAGGAAGTATAACCGGACCATATACCATGCAGGCGATACCGGGCTGTTTGGTGATATGAAACTGATAGGGGCTGAAGGTATCGATATTGCCCTGCTGCCTATCGGGGACCGATACACGATGGGCATAAGAGATGCACTCAGTGCGGTTGAATTGATAAGGCCCGGACTTGTTATACCTATACATTACGGGACGTTTCCCGCTATCTCCGTGAATCCGGAAGATTTCAGGAAGGATTGTCCGGTCGAAGTCACGATACTCAAACCGGGTGATGAAATAGAGTTTTAA
- a CDS encoding helix-turn-helix domain-containing protein — MRETILRITMPDNWVKDVSKNYSANIKFIECMPFGESGGRSLIEIEGDENIIHSITADIKAHPDVNKVDISAYKDGGVYGSVVTNKCSACRALANSDCFLISAQCLGDGRVEWRLITGGEGSLKHLIDCLYERGCEVELKNSSILTKKNVLTTRQEEIVRIALTKGYYDYPKKTTIKELAELFNTSPSTIGKIVQRGEKKIIKEHFLNRI; from the coding sequence ATGAGAGAAACTATACTAAGAATAACAATGCCGGATAACTGGGTGAAGGATGTCAGCAAGAATTATTCTGCCAATATCAAGTTCATTGAATGTATGCCTTTTGGTGAATCCGGTGGCAGGAGCCTTATTGAGATAGAGGGCGACGAGAATATTATCCATTCCATTACAGCCGATATAAAGGCCCATCCGGATGTCAATAAAGTAGATATCTCTGCATATAAAGATGGTGGTGTTTATGGCTCAGTGGTGACTAACAAGTGCTCAGCATGCAGGGCACTGGCAAATTCGGATTGTTTCTTGATATCAGCCCAGTGTCTGGGGGATGGCAGAGTTGAGTGGAGATTGATAACAGGCGGAGAAGGTTCCCTGAAACATTTGATTGATTGCCTATACGAACGCGGATGTGAAGTGGAACTTAAAAATTCCAGTATTTTGACAAAAAAGAATGTTCTTACCACGCGGCAGGAAGAAATTGTACGCATAGCACTTACAAAAGGTTATTATGATTATCCCAAAAAGACGACCATCAAAGAACTTGCAGAATTGTTCAATACATCCCCATCCACCATAGGTAAGATTGTCCAGAGGGGGGAAAAGAAAATTATTAAGGAACATTTTCTAAACAGGATATGA
- a CDS encoding ZIP family metal transporter, with amino-acid sequence MNTLPWIIAATLFVSLISLIGIVTFSISDRSLKKVLLVLVGFSAGTLMGGAFLHLLPEALTTSPAKTTFNTLILGFILFFLLEKIVWRHCHKDHCEIHSFAYLNLFGDATHNLIDGFILAAAFLTNIPLGIATTLAVAAHEIPQEIGDFGVLVYGGFGKKKALALNLVTALTALLGGVMGYYLSSYIGGTMNILLPFAAGGFLYIAAVDLLPELHKETDKWKTIFSFFSFIAGIGLMWFLRFLSES; translated from the coding sequence ATGAACACTTTACCATGGATCATCGCAGCTACACTGTTTGTCAGTTTGATATCACTGATAGGGATTGTTACATTTTCGATCAGTGACAGGTCATTGAAGAAGGTCCTTCTGGTGCTGGTGGGATTTTCGGCAGGCACTCTGATGGGTGGAGCTTTTTTACACCTGCTGCCAGAAGCATTGACAACGTCACCTGCTAAAACCACGTTCAACACATTAATACTTGGATTTATACTGTTCTTCCTGCTTGAAAAGATTGTATGGAGACACTGCCATAAGGATCATTGCGAAATACATTCCTTTGCTTACCTGAACCTGTTCGGGGATGCTACCCATAATCTCATTGACGGATTCATCCTGGCAGCGGCATTTCTTACCAACATCCCGTTAGGTATTGCTACTACGCTGGCAGTGGCTGCCCATGAAATTCCCCAGGAGATCGGGGATTTCGGGGTACTGGTATATGGCGGTTTTGGGAAAAAAAAAGCGCTCGCCTTGAACCTTGTGACTGCGCTGACCGCGCTGTTGGGAGGAGTGATGGGGTATTATTTGTCATCATACATAGGTGGCACGATGAATATTCTCCTGCCATTTGCAGCCGGGGGGTTTTTATACATTGCAGCAGTGGACCTTTTACCTGAACTGCATAAAGAGACTGATAAGTGGAAAACCATCTTCTCATTCTTTTCGTTCATTGCCGGTATAGGACTTATGTGGTTCTTGAGATTTTTATCAGAAAGCTGA
- a CDS encoding nucleotide pyrophosphohydrolase — translation MRPMADLTIPESQKLVDQWISQFEAGYWPPLSMLAAMMEEVGELAKEINSLECHKPKKTDDGDINIVMELGDILFALICLANYYDIGLEDALRKVMAKYDMRDRERWERIIER, via the coding sequence ATGAGACCAATGGCCGACCTGACCATCCCGGAATCCCAAAAACTCGTAGACCAATGGATAAGCCAGTTCGAAGCCGGATACTGGCCACCCCTATCCATGCTCGCAGCCATGATGGAAGAAGTAGGGGAACTTGCCAAAGAGATAAACTCGCTCGAATGCCACAAACCCAAAAAAACAGATGATGGCGACATAAACATTGTAATGGAACTCGGAGACATCCTGTTCGCGCTCATTTGCCTGGCAAATTATTATGATATCGGGCTGGAGGATGCCCTGAGAAAAGTAATGGCCAAGTATGATATGCGGGATAGGGAACGCTGGGAACGAATTATTGAACGCTGA
- a CDS encoding DUF445 family protein, protein MDYSLFIFPIVGGLIGYTTNYIAVKMLFRPHKPIGIGPLKIQGVLPKRRNDIATSIAATVEEELISIKDLTVILKNLDLGTEIDEMVDDFFRSSDYDGKSEILSKINVTINSYMRSKVKKSLNRNKDELITEFIRRIEGELDFKGIIETKIEGYDLNQLENIVMRVSSNELRYITIIGGVLGFMVGLVQMVIFLAM, encoded by the coding sequence ATGGATTACAGTTTATTCATATTCCCCATTGTCGGCGGCCTTATAGGGTATACCACCAATTACATAGCCGTCAAGATGCTCTTCCGCCCCCACAAACCCATAGGTATAGGACCACTCAAGATCCAGGGAGTGCTGCCAAAACGCCGCAATGATATCGCGACCAGTATCGCTGCCACAGTGGAAGAAGAACTGATATCAATAAAAGACCTGACCGTGATATTAAAGAACCTCGACCTCGGCACGGAGATAGATGAAATGGTCGATGATTTCTTCAGGTCTTCAGATTATGACGGCAAAAGCGAGATACTCTCGAAAATAAACGTAACTATCAATTCCTACATGCGGTCAAAGGTGAAAAAGTCACTCAACAGGAACAAGGACGAACTCATCACAGAATTTATCCGCAGGATAGAAGGTGAACTGGACTTCAAGGGCATAATCGAGACTAAAATAGAAGGTTATGACCTGAACCAGCTGGAAAATATCGTTATGAGGGTATCATCAAATGAACTTCGCTACATCACTATTATCGGTGGCGTCCTCGGTTTTATGGTAGGGCTGGTACAGATGGTTATATTTCTGGCAATGTAA
- a CDS encoding GHMP kinase — protein sequence MIAGAFAPAHITGFFSVIPNTDPLKAGSLGCGLCLEAGVRAKIDTHSAVPAITFNGEHTDFPTVEYVLNELLGTDRPPFSLDLTSDVRPGFGFGVSGAAALAAGFACAQVYDARTGERKIAAVAHCAEVLNRTGMGDVAGQCTGGLVMRTAPGAPGVGVTRQISVKPCEISWVCLGEISTASILGEEETMKRVNEMGVKALKSLRERPGLEHFMSLSRQFAVETGLISSRALDAVEAVEAQGGMASMAMLGDTVFAPGKGEALQEFGNVGHSRIGFIGARTL from the coding sequence ATGATAGCGGGTGCTTTTGCCCCGGCCCATATAACTGGTTTTTTTTCGGTAATACCCAATACCGACCCGCTTAAGGCAGGTTCGCTCGGATGCGGGCTGTGCCTTGAAGCAGGGGTCAGGGCAAAAATTGATACACATTCTGCTGTACCTGCCATCACATTCAACGGCGAGCATACGGATTTTCCTACAGTCGAATATGTATTAAATGAACTTCTGGGAACAGACAGACCGCCTTTTTCCCTCGACCTTACGTCTGATGTACGGCCGGGTTTCGGGTTCGGGGTGAGCGGAGCTGCGGCACTGGCTGCCGGCTTTGCCTGCGCACAGGTGTATGACGCCAGGACGGGCGAACGGAAAATTGCTGCTGTGGCCCATTGTGCTGAAGTGTTGAACAGGACAGGGATGGGGGATGTGGCAGGACAGTGTACGGGAGGACTGGTGATGCGGACTGCACCCGGAGCGCCCGGGGTGGGGGTTACGCGACAAATATCTGTCAAACCCTGCGAAATTTCCTGGGTGTGCCTGGGTGAGATATCCACTGCATCAATACTGGGTGAGGAAGAGACCATGAAGCGCGTGAATGAGATGGGAGTGAAGGCATTAAAGTCGTTGCGAGAACGACCGGGACTTGAACATTTCATGTCATTGTCCAGGCAGTTTGCTGTCGAGACCGGGCTTATCAGTAGCCGTGCCCTTGATGCAGTGGAAGCTGTTGAGGCGCAGGGCGGGATGGCCAGCATGGCCATGCTGGGGGATACTGTGTTTGCCCCGGGTAAGGGGGAGGCATTGCAGGAATTCGGGAACGTAGGGCACAGCCGCATCGGATTTATAGGGGCCCGCACCTTGTAG
- the coaBC gene encoding bifunctional phosphopantothenoylcysteine decarboxylase/phosphopantothenate--cysteine ligase CoaBC, translated as MNNHPTFLLTGTTSDSLRDRTIVLAVTGSIAAVRTVELARELVRHGASVRAVMSEAAQGIIHPDALHYATGQPVITRITGAVEHVEYCGEDGIADLLLVAPCTANTIGKMATGIDDTPPTTFVTTALGCRVPVMIVPAMHGSMYNHPGVLENFGKLKHMGVHILDPVLAEKTAKIASNETIVLEVERMLGGGSLKGKKVVITGGGTAERIDPVRILTNRSSGRTGIALALEAYRRGADVTLVQSIPSRLSGIGIKEVMAESAKDMTRCVLDEIENGCDLLISSAAVSDYTVEPRNEKIKSGQDGITLNLRFTGKMLQAVRDKYPGLDIIGFKAETNVSRDELLASAGDLMDRYGLMLVVANDVGIRGMGTEDNTVYLMEASGMVMGPVTGNKQGIASSILDRYLEVSG; from the coding sequence ATGAACAATCATCCCACATTCCTGCTGACCGGCACCACATCGGACTCGCTCAGGGACAGGACCATCGTTCTGGCAGTAACGGGCAGTATCGCAGCGGTGCGTACGGTTGAACTGGCCCGGGAACTGGTCCGCCATGGTGCCAGCGTGAGGGCAGTGATGAGTGAAGCCGCGCAGGGTATTATCCACCCCGACGCCCTGCATTATGCCACAGGCCAGCCCGTCATTACCAGAATAACAGGAGCAGTTGAGCATGTGGAATATTGCGGTGAGGACGGCATTGCCGACCTGCTGCTGGTGGCCCCCTGTACTGCCAATACTATTGGGAAGATGGCAACAGGAATCGATGACACGCCTCCCACCACTTTCGTGACAACGGCACTGGGATGCCGTGTACCTGTGATGATAGTACCTGCTATGCACGGTTCCATGTACAACCACCCGGGTGTGCTGGAGAATTTCGGAAAACTAAAACATATGGGAGTACACATATTGGACCCGGTTTTGGCTGAAAAGACTGCAAAGATAGCCTCCAACGAGACTATTGTGCTTGAGGTTGAGCGCATGCTGGGCGGCGGCAGTCTGAAAGGCAAAAAAGTGGTCATAACCGGCGGCGGGACTGCAGAACGCATTGACCCGGTCAGGATACTGACCAACCGCTCGTCAGGGCGGACCGGTATTGCACTGGCACTGGAAGCATACCGCAGGGGAGCGGATGTGACACTGGTACAATCCATTCCATCGCGACTGTCTGGCATCGGCATTAAAGAAGTGATGGCCGAATCTGCAAAGGATATGACACGCTGCGTGCTTGATGAGATCGAGAACGGATGTGACCTGCTCATCAGTTCTGCAGCTGTGTCTGATTATACGGTTGAACCCAGGAATGAAAAGATAAAGTCGGGGCAGGATGGGATTACCCTGAACCTCCGTTTCACCGGGAAAATGCTGCAAGCAGTGCGGGATAAATATCCTGGTCTGGACATAATCGGATTCAAAGCTGAGACAAATGTGAGCAGGGACGAACTGCTTGCCAGTGCCGGGGACCTGATGGACAGGTACGGTCTTATGTTGGTGGTTGCCAATGATGTGGGCATACGCGGGATGGGGACCGAGGATAATACGGTATATCTGATGGAGGCCAGTGGAATGGTAATGGGCCCTGTGACCGGGAACAAACAGGGTATTGCCAGTTCCATACTGGACAGGTATCTTGAGGTTTCAGGATGA
- a CDS encoding M48 family metallopeptidase, with protein MNDELAVQVIRSKRRKKTVQAKVDGNRLVVYMPAGLNEKEESELIRKMKTKIENKRTRKALNNDNYLERRADEFNKKYFNGKLVIHSINYVTNQNTRRGSCTPARGSVRISHELAQMPKWVLDYVIMHEITHLEHPDHSRKFWNKVNEYKYTERARGFLICKEIEKSDISDDDEQ; from the coding sequence ATGAATGATGAATTGGCAGTCCAGGTTATCAGAAGTAAGCGCAGGAAAAAAACAGTCCAGGCGAAAGTGGACGGCAACAGATTGGTCGTCTATATGCCTGCCGGATTAAATGAAAAGGAAGAGTCAGAGCTCATCAGGAAGATGAAAACAAAGATTGAGAACAAACGCACCCGTAAGGCGCTCAATAACGACAATTACCTGGAAAGGCGCGCAGATGAGTTCAATAAGAAATATTTTAACGGCAAACTTGTAATCCATTCCATCAACTATGTCACTAACCAGAATACCCGCCGCGGAAGCTGTACTCCAGCACGGGGCAGCGTACGTATTTCCCACGAGCTGGCCCAAATGCCCAAATGGGTGCTGGATTACGTGATAATGCACGAGATCACACACCTGGAACACCCCGACCATTCCCGGAAGTTCTGGAACAAGGTGAATGAATACAAATATACCGAGCGTGCAAGAGGATTCCTGATATGCAAAGAAATCGAAAAGAGCGATATATCAGATGATGACGAGCAGTGA
- the fhcD gene encoding formylmethanofuran--tetrahydromethanopterin N-formyltransferase yields MKLNGVEIEDTYAEAFPIKIARVLITGVTKRWALVAATEATGFGTSVIACPAEAGIEKIVGGDKTPDGRPGAYIQICTFGFKSLAEQLLNRLGQCVLTAPTAHMYNGLPDAEKQLDVGFKLKFFGDGMESELEVGGRKAYRIPMMEGDFIAEHSIGAVDGIAGGNFFILAENQMAALAAAEAAVDTIAEVEGVITPFPGGIVASGSKVGANKYSFLKATSNEKFSPSIKDKVEGSNVPADVNGIYEIVINGLDEKVISEAMQAGIKAAVMIPGVKKISAGNFGGSLGPYKFHLHEILK; encoded by the coding sequence ATGAAATTGAATGGAGTAGAGATAGAAGACACATATGCAGAAGCATTTCCCATAAAGATTGCCAGGGTACTGATCACCGGAGTTACAAAGCGGTGGGCTCTTGTGGCAGCTACAGAAGCAACCGGATTCGGAACATCGGTAATAGCATGTCCGGCAGAAGCAGGTATCGAAAAAATCGTAGGTGGAGATAAAACCCCAGATGGCCGGCCAGGTGCATACATCCAGATATGTACTTTCGGGTTCAAGAGCCTTGCTGAACAATTGCTGAACAGGTTGGGACAGTGCGTGCTGACCGCACCTACCGCTCACATGTACAACGGACTGCCAGATGCTGAAAAGCAGTTAGATGTAGGGTTCAAGCTCAAGTTCTTTGGTGACGGTATGGAATCAGAGTTAGAAGTAGGTGGCCGCAAAGCTTATCGTATTCCAATGATGGAAGGCGATTTTATCGCTGAGCACAGCATCGGTGCAGTGGATGGTATTGCGGGGGGTAATTTCTTTATCCTGGCCGAGAACCAGATGGCAGCACTGGCTGCAGCCGAGGCTGCTGTTGATACAATTGCCGAGGTTGAAGGCGTCATAACCCCCTTCCCTGGTGGTATAGTTGCCAGCGGTTCAAAGGTCGGGGCCAATAAATACTCATTCCTGAAAGCTACCAGTAATGAGAAGTTCTCACCAAGCATTAAGGATAAAGTAGAAGGCAGCAATGTACCTGCCGATGTGAACGGTATCTATGAGATCGTTATCAACGGACTGGATGAAAAGGTCATCTCAGAAGCAATGCAGGCAGGTATCAAAGCCGCAGTTATGATACCAGGTGTCAAGAAGATATCAGCAGGCAATTTCGGTGGAAGCCTGGGTCCGTACAAGTTCCATCTGCATGAGATTTTAAAATGA
- the thrC gene encoding threonine synthase, with amino-acid sequence MYTQKCIQCGAQYPPEEVVYTCPQCSGLLEIIYDWSGQSISRKDFEGIPVSLWKYKALLPVEREPVTTNEGGTPLYRCDRLGELFGTGAFYVKHEGLNPTGSFKDRGMTVGVSRALELGMKTVACASTGNTSASLAIYGAKAGIPVVVLLPAGKVAMGKVAQAMMHGAKVLSIKGNFDDALKLVRDLCDHEGFYLLNSINPYRLEGQKTIAFEIVDQMGWEVPDRVVLPVGNAGNITAIYKGFKEFYELGLTDKIPKMTGIQAEGACPIVNAFKQRLNNIVPVSNPETVATAIRIGDPVNAIKALRAIYQSGGLAESVSDEEIMAAQKSLARVEGIGVEPASASSVAGFRKLFDMGIIEPGETVVCITTGHLLKDPEEVLKICESPIEVEATAESVRNAVFS; translated from the coding sequence ATGTACACCCAGAAATGTATCCAGTGTGGAGCCCAATACCCTCCCGAAGAGGTCGTATATACCTGTCCTCAATGCAGCGGTCTGCTTGAGATAATCTATGACTGGTCCGGCCAGTCCATCAGCAGGAAAGATTTTGAAGGTATACCTGTTTCGTTGTGGAAATACAAAGCACTCCTGCCTGTTGAGCGGGAGCCCGTGACCACGAATGAAGGCGGTACACCACTGTACAGGTGTGACCGCCTGGGCGAATTATTTGGAACCGGGGCATTTTATGTTAAGCACGAAGGGTTGAACCCGACAGGTAGTTTCAAGGACCGTGGTATGACCGTGGGGGTATCCAGGGCCCTGGAGCTGGGAATGAAGACGGTGGCGTGTGCATCAACCGGCAACACCTCTGCCTCACTGGCCATATATGGTGCCAAAGCAGGCATTCCTGTAGTGGTATTGCTGCCAGCCGGGAAGGTTGCCATGGGCAAGGTGGCCCAGGCCATGATGCACGGTGCCAAAGTGCTGAGCATTAAAGGTAACTTTGACGATGCCCTGAAACTGGTAAGGGACCTGTGCGACCACGAAGGGTTCTATTTGCTAAACTCAATAAATCCTTACCGGCTTGAGGGGCAAAAGACCATTGCTTTTGAGATAGTTGACCAGATGGGTTGGGAAGTACCTGACAGGGTCGTGTTGCCGGTTGGCAATGCCGGAAATATCACAGCCATCTACAAGGGATTCAAGGAATTCTATGAACTGGGACTGACAGATAAAATACCAAAGATGACCGGTATCCAGGCTGAAGGAGCGTGTCCGATTGTGAATGCGTTCAAGCAGAGATTGAACAATATCGTGCCTGTTTCAAATCCTGAAACCGTGGCCACTGCCATCAGGATAGGTGACCCGGTCAATGCAATAAAGGCACTGCGGGCCATATACCAATCTGGCGGACTTGCAGAGTCGGTATCGGATGAAGAGATCATGGCGGCCCAGAAAAGCCTGGCCCGGGTAGAGGGTATCGGCGTGGAACCGGCAAGTGCATCTTCGGTAGCAGGTTTCAGGAAACTGTTCGATATGGGTATCATTGAACCTGGTGAGACCGTGGTTTGCATTACCACAGGACATCTGCTCAAAGACCCTGAAGAAGTCCTGAAAATATGTGAAAGTCCTATTGAAGTGGAAGCTACTGCGGAGTCTGTGCGTAACGCTGTGTTTTCATGA
- a CDS encoding indolepyruvate oxidoreductase subunit beta, giving the protein MTGFDLIIVGVGGQGAILASDIVGKAAVHAGLPVMSAETHGMAQRGGSVENHVRLDCRYGSLIPRGRADAVLALEPAETLRAVDYLSPDGVAVVNTNPVLPITVLSGSADYPAVDDMMKELGGRCKRLVAVDADALATQAGHPLTANVVMIGAVSGFLPLDVHSLEDSIRSLVPPKTVDVNLAAFRLGRKAAETTD; this is encoded by the coding sequence ATGACCGGGTTCGACCTCATCATTGTAGGCGTGGGCGGACAGGGTGCCATACTGGCCTCTGATATTGTGGGCAAGGCGGCCGTACATGCAGGTTTGCCGGTCATGTCAGCGGAAACTCATGGCATGGCCCAGCGCGGTGGTTCGGTGGAGAATCATGTAAGACTGGACTGCAGGTATGGCTCATTGATACCCCGGGGGAGGGCCGATGCAGTGCTGGCCCTTGAACCGGCTGAAACGTTAAGGGCCGTGGATTACCTGTCGCCTGATGGTGTGGCCGTGGTGAACACGAACCCTGTGCTGCCTATTACCGTACTTTCAGGTAGTGCAGATTATCCTGCTGTTGATGATATGATGAAGGAATTGGGGGGTCGGTGCAAACGGCTGGTTGCAGTGGATGCCGATGCTCTTGCCACCCAGGCAGGACATCCCCTGACCGCCAATGTGGTCATGATAGGGGCAGTTTCGGGTTTCCTGCCCCTTGATGTGCATAGTCTCGAAGACAGTATTCGCAGCCTTGTTCCACCGAAGACAGTGGATGTGAACTTGGCGGCATTCAGGCTGGGAAGGAAAGCTGCAGAAACCACCGATTGA
- the iorA gene encoding indolepyruvate ferredoxin oxidoreductase subunit alpha translates to MQLSEQDIRYLLGNNAIALAIHECNTDVVAGYPGTPSSEIIEYLAGMKPKGHVEWSVNEKVAMEVAIGASWTGARSVVTMKHVGLNVASDPFMTLAYTGVKGGMVVISADDPGCHSSQNEQDTRRYAAFAQVPCLDPATPQEAYDMIAFAFEFSEMFETPVVFRPTTRICHGKSGIRLQTSTPAKHDIGFEKIPLRWVMLPVHARVRHRVLIDKQDEMAAALENSQWNRLDMVESARLGIIASGVASVYVKEAIDRLGVKASCLKIGAYPAPAGLISELAGSVDTILVIEELEPVVEELVRVITGGMDVEIHGKDVIPRYGELNPGIVEPVIAKVSGMDYIAYQAQGTGIELPGRPPVMCPGCPHRGSYYAMKKAFGKDAIFPGDIGCYTLGVQMGTMDTCLCMGASITVSAGIYHAGETKPICCSIGDSTFLHTGIPGLLNAVYNGADITVTILDNRTTAMTGHQPNPGTGLTVLGDATYMVSLEGMARACGVELVLTTDPFDIPTSIDIFKQAKEHKGTSVVISKQECIITARRRGVRLAPFYVDRDECRGCKACIRFGCPAIEFDQPDVKGEKGHSRIGNLCVGCGVCAQVCPFNAIGEVET, encoded by the coding sequence ATGCAATTGTCAGAACAAGATATTCGCTACCTGTTAGGCAATAATGCCATCGCGCTGGCCATACATGAATGCAACACCGATGTCGTTGCCGGCTACCCGGGAACCCCGTCATCCGAGATAATCGAATACCTGGCAGGTATGAAACCAAAAGGTCATGTTGAATGGTCTGTAAACGAAAAGGTCGCCATGGAAGTTGCCATCGGTGCATCGTGGACCGGTGCGCGCAGCGTGGTTACTATGAAACATGTTGGCCTCAATGTGGCATCTGACCCGTTCATGACCCTTGCGTATACGGGCGTCAAAGGTGGTATGGTCGTGATATCCGCCGATGACCCTGGCTGCCACTCATCCCAGAACGAGCAGGACACGCGCAGGTATGCCGCATTTGCACAGGTACCATGCCTGGATCCTGCCACGCCCCAGGAAGCCTACGACATGATAGCCTTCGCATTTGAATTCTCTGAAATGTTCGAAACTCCTGTGGTCTTCCGGCCCACCACCAGGATATGTCATGGCAAGTCAGGTATCAGGCTGCAGACCTCGACACCAGCGAAACATGATATCGGATTTGAAAAGATTCCCCTGCGCTGGGTAATGCTTCCGGTCCATGCGAGGGTGCGCCACAGGGTCCTGATAGATAAGCAGGATGAGATGGCAGCAGCCCTTGAAAACTCGCAATGGAACCGGCTTGACATGGTGGAAAGTGCACGCTTAGGCATTATTGCATCGGGTGTTGCATCGGTATATGTGAAGGAAGCCATTGACAGGCTCGGTGTCAAAGCATCCTGCCTTAAGATAGGCGCATACCCGGCACCAGCAGGGCTTATCAGCGAACTGGCAGGTTCAGTGGATACGATACTGGTTATCGAGGAACTCGAACCAGTGGTTGAAGAGCTTGTCAGGGTAATTACGGGCGGCATGGACGTTGAGATACACGGGAAAGATGTCATACCAAGATACGGCGAACTGAACCCGGGGATCGTTGAACCTGTTATTGCAAAGGTGTCTGGCATGGACTACATCGCTTATCAAGCTCAGGGAACTGGTATTGAACTCCCTGGCCGCCCTCCGGTAATGTGCCCGGGCTGCCCCCACAGGGGCTCGTACTATGCCATGAAAAAAGCCTTTGGTAAGGATGCTATCTTCCCCGGTGATATCGGGTGTTATACCCTGGGTGTCCAGATGGGGACGATGGATACCTGTCTGTGCATGGGTGCAAGCATAACTGTCAGCGCCGGGATCTACCATGCGGGCGAGACGAAACCCATCTGCTGTTCTATCGGTGACTCCACATTTTTACACACCGGGATCCCGGGGTTGCTGAATGCGGTTTATAATGGCGCGGATATTACCGTCACCATACTGGATAACAGGACCACTGCCATGACCGGACACCAGCCTAATCCAGGTACCGGCCTGACCGTACTGGGCGATGCCACGTATATGGTGTCACTGGAAGGTATGGCACGCGCATGCGGTGTGGAACTGGTCCTGACCACTGATCCGTTTGACATCCCAACAAGCATTGATATATTCAAACAGGCAAAAGAGCATAAAGGAACCTCAGTGGTCATCTCAAAACAGGAATGCATCATTACTGCCCGCCGGAGGGGGGTCAGGCTTGCACCTTTCTATGTGGACAGGGATGAGTGTCGAGGCTGTAAAGCATGTATCAGGTTCGGCTGTCCTGCCATTGAATTCGACCAGCCTGATGTTAAAGGTGAAAAAGGTCATTCAAGGATTGGCAACCTGTGCGTGGGATGCGGGGTATGTGCGCAGGTCTGTCCGTTCAATGCCATTGGCGAGGTGGAGACATGA
- the traF gene encoding conjugal transfer protein TraF gives MSKVVLMDFAAGWCGPCKMQDPIIEELEEKFKGQVEFKKIDVDTNMDISSKYGVHAVPTLVLEKDGKVFKKYVGVTRATVLEADLKAALE, from the coding sequence ATGAGTAAAGTGGTCTTAATGGACTTTGCAGCAGGCTGGTGCGGACCCTGTAAAATGCAGGACCCTATTATTGAGGAACTGGAAGAAAAGTTCAAGGGACAGGTAGAGTTTAAAAAGATCGATGTGGATACCAATATGGATATTTCCAGCAAATACGGAGTACATGCTGTACCAACTCTTGTTCTGGAAAAGGATGGGAAGGTATTCAAGAAATACGTGGGTGTTACCAGGGCGACCGTGCTGGAAGCAGACCTGAAAGCGGCACTGGAATAA